A part of Melittangium boletus DSM 14713 genomic DNA contains:
- a CDS encoding transposase domain-containing protein encodes MARRMGLLPSADEGAFERLCEQLEPAGVEAALEATGTATVRRRRLPAEQVVWLVLGMALYRHRSIAEWVERLDLVLPGAGPVAPSAVAQARCRLGSQPMQWLFEKTARKWGQESARRHMWRGLAVYGVDGTTVRVVRRQEFLTPLRH; translated from the coding sequence GTGGCCAGGAGGATGGGGCTGTTGCCCTCGGCGGATGAGGGAGCCTTTGAAAGGTTGTGCGAGCAACTGGAGCCCGCGGGGGTGGAGGCGGCGCTGGAGGCGACGGGGACGGCCACGGTGCGTCGACGCCGACTGCCAGCCGAGCAGGTGGTGTGGCTGGTGCTGGGCATGGCGCTCTATCGACATCGCTCCATCGCGGAGTGGGTGGAGAGGTTGGACCTGGTGCTGCCTGGGGCAGGTCCCGTCGCACCAAGCGCCGTCGCCCAGGCCCGCTGCCGACTGGGCAGTCAGCCCATGCAGTGGCTGTTCGAGAAGACAGCGCGCAAATGGGGCCAGGAGAGTGCGCGTCGTCACATGTGGCGTGGGTTGGCCGTGTACGGGGTAGATGGCACGACGGTACGTGTTGTCAGGCGACAGGAATTTTTGACCCCCTTACGTCACTAA